In a single window of the Novosphingobium sp. IK01 genome:
- the rplQ gene encoding 50S ribosomal protein L17, giving the protein MRHKLGQRKLGRTSAHRIALLRNLAAALIKHEQITTTLPKAKELRPYVEKLITLAKHGGLSNRRLAHARILDEAQEKKLFEVLAARFADRDGGYTRIIKAGYRASDAAPIAVIELVDRDVTAKGLDSGPVLVADEDELENA; this is encoded by the coding sequence ATGCGTCATAAGCTGGGCCAGCGTAAGCTGGGTCGTACTTCGGCTCACCGTATTGCGCTGCTGCGCAACCTGGCCGCCGCCCTGATCAAGCACGAACAGATCACCACCACCCTGCCCAAGGCGAAGGAACTGCGTCCCTACGTCGAAAAGCTGATCACGCTTGCCAAGCATGGTGGCCTGTCGAACCGTCGTCTGGCGCACGCGCGCATCCTCGACGAAGCGCAGGAAAAGAAGCTGTTCGAAGTCCTCGCCGCGCGTTTCGCCGACCGCGACGGTGGCTACACCCGCATTATCAAGGCCGGCTACCGCGCTTCGGACGCCGCTCCGATCGCCGTGATCGAACTGGTTGACCGCGACGTGACCGCCAAGGGCCTCGATTCGGGTCCGGTGCTGGTTGCCGACGAAGACGAACTCGAAAACGCCTGA
- a CDS encoding RES family NAD+ phosphorylase, producing the protein MVKAGQRKLDGEGARRYGGRYCSPGLAIVPFASEAGLAVLVRLRYLDGPAQACEDAYELGWTEIDAQAERVPEELDPAGRVAFVDAWAHEQRSLLAALRSAVLPEADVILMNAEHPQAALVAPLQVRSFSFADCLHRPPMLDRFA; encoded by the coding sequence TTGGTCAAGGCCGGGCAGCGCAAGCTCGATGGGGAGGGGGCGCGACGGTATGGCGGGCGGTATTGTTCGCCGGGGTTGGCTATCGTCCCTTTTGCCAGCGAGGCCGGTTTGGCGGTTCTGGTGCGCCTGCGCTATCTTGATGGGCCCGCGCAGGCTTGTGAGGACGCTTACGAACTGGGCTGGACCGAAATCGATGCACAGGCAGAGCGGGTACCGGAGGAATTGGATCCAGCCGGTCGGGTCGCTTTTGTCGATGCCTGGGCTCATGAACAGCGCTCGTTGCTGGCCGCCTTGCGCTCGGCGGTCCTGCCTGAGGCAGACGTGATTCTGATGAATGCCGAGCATCCCCAAGCGGCTCTTGTCGCGCCCTTGCAGGTTCGTTCCTTCAGCTTTGCCGATTGTCTGCACCGCCCGCCCATGCTCGACCGTTTCGCGTGA
- a CDS encoding prolyl oligopeptidase family serine peptidase has protein sequence MEHIYRAMAGAGLVLLFAGPLQAAPEALQQAYPETRRDPVVETRFGQNVADPWRWLEADMRTSPEVANWVARENSLTAGFLARLPGRDAFAARIRSLFDYERISLPRKAGHSYFTLRNSGLQNQSVLYVQDRAAQVPRVLLDPNDWSADGTRALDAWVPSRSGRYLAFGEQDGGSDWRRLGVVEVHSGRVLADSLEGVNDSLIGWVGDEGFLYSRYPVPPGGQAFGAVLANKALWFHRVGTPQSDDVLVYATPDHPGWGHKAFVTSDSRWAVILTDEGTQARRMVHLVDLRGGVRGLERKAGAGWPVLPLVDDFRNDWKIVEGQGDRLWFITDAGAPNGMVAELDIGPAGGSGLDPFRRTLAVADESSARWRVVVPPRDWVLAGGNVVGDRLILSYRHDGATTAVVTDLRGRPARAITLNGIGVATGFSGRPGDPETFYQFSSFNLPPTIYRFDLRTGQASPFASPRLSFDPADYLVEQRSYRSRDGTMVPLYLVRARKAAGRALPTLLYGYGGFDITPTPGWSPVRMAWLQAGGAFALAGIRGGGEFGEAWHDGGRRAAKQNSFDDFIAAGEYLIGQGITPKGGLAIQGSSNGGLLVGAVVNQRPDLFAAANPDVGVMDMLRFDRFTGGRQWIDDYGDPAREADWKVLRAYSPYHNIREGADYPAILVTTAEGDDRVVPAHSFKYVAALQAAALGPRPRLLRVEAGAGHGGGKPIDKIIATSADVLAFLASYTGLPAPPGAPTP, from the coding sequence ATGGAACACATATATCGGGCAATGGCCGGGGCTGGATTGGTCCTGCTTTTCGCTGGACCGCTTCAGGCCGCGCCCGAAGCGTTGCAGCAGGCCTATCCCGAAACGCGGCGTGATCCGGTGGTCGAGACGCGGTTTGGCCAGAACGTGGCCGATCCCTGGCGCTGGCTCGAAGCCGACATGCGCACGAGCCCCGAGGTGGCCAACTGGGTCGCGCGTGAAAATAGCCTGACGGCAGGCTTTCTGGCGCGCCTGCCGGGGCGCGATGCCTTTGCCGCGCGCATCCGCAGCCTGTTCGATTACGAACGCATTTCGTTGCCGCGCAAGGCCGGGCACAGCTATTTCACCCTGCGCAACAGCGGCTTGCAGAACCAGTCGGTGCTCTATGTGCAGGACCGGGCGGCACAAGTGCCCCGCGTGCTGCTCGATCCCAATGACTGGTCGGCCGATGGCACCAGGGCGCTCGATGCCTGGGTGCCCTCGCGCAGTGGCCGCTATCTGGCCTTTGGCGAGCAGGACGGGGGGAGCGACTGGCGCAGGCTCGGCGTGGTCGAGGTGCACAGCGGGCGCGTTCTGGCCGACAGCCTCGAAGGCGTGAACGACAGCCTGATCGGATGGGTGGGCGACGAGGGCTTCCTCTATTCACGCTATCCGGTCCCGCCCGGCGGGCAGGCCTTTGGCGCGGTGCTGGCTAACAAGGCCTTGTGGTTTCATCGCGTGGGGACGCCCCAGTCCGATGATGTGCTGGTCTATGCGACGCCCGATCATCCGGGGTGGGGGCACAAGGCCTTCGTTACCTCCGATTCGCGCTGGGCGGTAATCCTGACGGACGAGGGCACGCAGGCCCGGCGCATGGTTCATCTGGTCGATCTGCGCGGGGGCGTGCGCGGGCTGGAACGCAAGGCCGGGGCAGGCTGGCCGGTGCTGCCGCTGGTCGATGATTTCCGGAACGACTGGAAGATCGTCGAGGGGCAGGGGGACCGCCTGTGGTTCATCACCGATGCCGGGGCGCCCAATGGCATGGTTGCGGAACTCGACATCGGACCGGCGGGAGGCTCCGGGCTCGACCCGTTCCGGCGGACGCTGGCTGTCGCAGACGAGAGCAGTGCGCGCTGGCGGGTGGTGGTGCCCCCGCGTGACTGGGTTCTGGCCGGGGGCAATGTCGTGGGGGATCGCCTGATCCTGTCCTATCGGCACGATGGCGCGACGACAGCGGTGGTGACCGACTTGCGGGGCCGACCGGCCCGCGCGATCACGCTCAACGGCATCGGCGTTGCCACGGGCTTTTCGGGCCGGCCGGGCGATCCGGAAACCTTCTATCAGTTTTCCAGCTTCAACCTGCCTCCCACGATCTATCGATTCGATCTTCGGACCGGGCAGGCCAGCCCCTTTGCCAGCCCGCGTCTGTCTTTCGACCCGGCGGACTATCTGGTCGAGCAGCGCAGCTATCGCTCGCGCGACGGGACGATGGTGCCGCTCTACCTCGTGCGTGCCCGCAAGGCGGCAGGCCGCGCATTGCCGACGCTGCTCTATGGCTATGGCGGGTTCGACATCACGCCCACGCCGGGCTGGTCGCCGGTTCGCATGGCCTGGCTTCAGGCGGGGGGCGCCTTTGCGCTGGCGGGCATTCGCGGCGGTGGCGAATTCGGCGAGGCATGGCACGATGGCGGGCGCCGGGCCGCCAAGCAGAACAGCTTCGATGATTTCATCGCGGCGGGTGAATACCTGATCGGACAGGGGATCACGCCCAAAGGGGGGCTGGCGATCCAGGGCAGTTCCAACGGCGGGCTGCTGGTCGGCGCGGTGGTCAACCAGCGGCCAGACCTGTTCGCGGCGGCCAATCCCGATGTCGGGGTGATGGACATGCTGCGCTTCGATCGCTTCACCGGCGGGCGCCAGTGGATCGACGATTATGGCGACCCCGCGCGCGAGGCCGACTGGAAGGTGCTGCGCGCCTATTCCCCCTATCACAACATCCGCGAGGGCGCCGACTATCCGGCCATCCTCGTCACCACGGCAGAGGGTGACGACCGCGTGGTCCCGGCCCACAGCTTCAAATATGTCGCCGCGCTCCAGGCTGCCGCCCTCGGCCCGCGTCCCCGCCTGCTGCGCGTGGAAGCCGGGGCCGGCCATGGCGGGGGCAAGCCCATCGACAAGATCATTGCCACCAGCGCCGACGTACTGGCCTTCCTGGCCAGCTACACCGGCCTGCCCGCTCCCCCCGGCGCCCCAACGCCATAA